In one Drosophila pseudoobscura strain MV-25-SWS-2005 chromosome X, UCI_Dpse_MV25, whole genome shotgun sequence genomic region, the following are encoded:
- the LOC117184598 gene encoding uncharacterized protein: protein MKRLRDGRQARPLGANGDTTGHPSGDQRPEVPAPADEPTASRTRDWIVNPDGPSTSRQAQLRRVGEATLRQPGWMPWGQRAAAIQGWIDQQTHDPRTDAEGEVEPDGRFATAGVRSALNHDVAALNRLWLGSYGAAIDDDNATTDTDEHETILRNAPSLASTLPYEVSGHPVARGSEWDSPLWAEWDLAGQGRLGTPPAVRNEDESGDGAGPHYSDVSNASDAGEGTGPQRDDGGSDSRSLMDLDFAPQANQHWAPANPSGSADIPPPFFAAHAGPPPQRPDEEVRDFGSEESLPLEYGEMADLLQILRLHPTVAAVQNDPEWAEAPPEWRTNAPGRRLPRNLISNITVFLRDRAYRLGVRRLEVHDGTCFRIKITRSRAVTVTLRHPRSMEGV, encoded by the coding sequence ATGAAGCGTCTAAGAGATGGAAGGCAAGCTCGGCCCCTAGGGGCAAATGGTGATACGACGGGACACCCTAGCGGAGACCAGCGGCCTGAAGTCCCGGCGCCTGCCGACGAACCGACTGCAAGCCGGACTCGCGACTGGATCGTCAACCCCGATGGGCCATCCACCTCCCGTCAAGCCCAGTTGAGGCGGGTCGGAGAGGCGACTCTCAGACAACCAGGCTGGATGCCATGGGGTCAGCGCGCGGCAGCCATCCAAGGGTGGATCGACCAACAAACACACGACCCGCGGACCGATGCCGAAGGGGAAGTGGAGCCCGATGGCCGTTTCGCAACCGCTGGTGTCCGCTCGGCGCTCAATCACGACGTCGCCGCCCTGAATCGCCTTTGGCTCGGGAGTTACGGGGCTGCCATAGACGACGACAATGCAACCACGGACACCGACGAGCACGAGACGATCCTGCGCAACGCTCCAAGCCTGGCGTCCACGCTGCCGTACGAAGTGAGCGGACACCCAGTGGCTCGCGGAAGCGAATGGGACTCGCCCCTTTGGGCCGAGTGGGACCTGGCCGGTCAAGGTCGACTAGGCACCCCTCCAGCTGTACGCAACGAGGACGAATCCGGTGATGGTGCTGGGCCACACTACTCGGACGTGTCGAACGCGAGCGATGCAGGGGAAGGAACAGGACCCCAACGCGACGACGGAGGGTCCGATTCCAGGTCCCTCATGGACCTGGACTTCGCGCCACAAGCGAACCAGCATTGGGCACCTGCCAACCCGTCGGGGTCAGCTGACATCCCGCCCCCCTTCTTCGCCGCCCACGCCGGACCACCCCCACAACGCCCCGACGAGGAAGTACGCGACTTCGGCTCCGAAGAGAGCCTCCCGCTGGAGTATGGCGAGATGGCCGACCTGCTGCAAATCCTCCGACTCCACCCTACGGTAGCCGCGGTACAGAACGACCCGGAATGGGCAGAGGCTCCCCCCGAATGGCGGACCAACGCGCCAGGGCGGCGGTTGCCCCGAAACCTCATATCCAACATCACTGTGTTCTTACGCGATCGAGCCTACCGACTGGGAGTCCGGCGACTGGAGGTCCACGACGGCACCTGCTTCCGCATCAAAATTACCCGTAGCCGGGCTGTCACAGTCACTCTTCGGCACCCCCGAAGTATGGAGGGGGTGTga